Proteins found in one Oncorhynchus mykiss isolate Arlee chromosome 17, USDA_OmykA_1.1, whole genome shotgun sequence genomic segment:
- the LOC110495106 gene encoding centrosomal protein of 170 kDa-like — protein sequence MSVSSWFLVSGGGMRHRLPWEMIFVGRDDCELMLQSRSVDKQHAVINYEPTTDEHKVKDLGSLNGTFVNDVRIQEQVYITLKIDDKLRFGYDTNLFTVVRGELHVPEEALKHEKFNSQLLLQMVKPPEAAPVPSRPAVEVKAAAEGGSEGGSDGAVAVGSKPPETSREGAGDDKLAGDIAVLKRGTPLYGQPSWWGDGDADDENSGKQDGTTTDRKQERSESDCKDPKETTAGAQENGLYTSSQEPSYFEIPSYTNKPPSQDTEGATTTNPASGPEAVPQGHASFTIEFDLQASNKVAVKDRVAKAVPEVRPRPPKKGAGEELSALQTAMVAAEVKVADWLAQNEIPLARTESVDRVVEDDGESVKSDVPVQLKSLKGSKHEDGTQSDSENAAALGEQRRAALEDHSRGLWGGRLEGSGVKIREGRANVPEGLFAEEDSPARRHRSSASKMAPIGGELRERERTKDSVPYHRDQHQPIGLGEGFQNRRGDDYSDRGTYTIEIENEDNQEEEARRMIDKVFGVEDYQTLSRVAGYPDIQRERLTTQRPGSGDRGKHGRIEPESLPEELVVGGPRWVSQWATLAASHIRTDPEGSGAESHVHYHTEDRAEISESSHSASMASTSYTERKRRTLPQLPSTEEATPGGRRSPGPAHRPSDVGEKQDTELQEKENQETGRGGRTKPGGGGGGGSQAGSVGGSTRGSPKKGSPAKNQDAGSRKETVLAKLPPRPGSSGGKRLEEARRRKKEMEEKAKERESAGKPLLRQESFTVERPSTNVPQELIPRIDTQTGARILTKEGRVDSTTRQKDSEAVAAFLETTVSDLGEPISQSIEGSLSPESDVDTTSTVSQAAGVGGRKVVHQKRRTLTAQQKEREKTVLCSSTKGPTRARDTQDRKPKARPSGGQGTRQAGRAWTSLDLTDDDVNSNSLLSDSQPSLQEVSSHSSHARTQAGSTRVEASTKASRAKNTQASSTTTNTLSKPTTTLPKVRPTRASILRRARLGDSSDTEPADMDRMSVASEASTTSSRSAAPGPGFRRGLSRIEALAQPRKPRMGSPSAQSDSEATGGRSRGIGARSIATDYAVRQGLRGVSNMGGIIPRARANSASKLPDKSKGYITPTAGGRWRRMPMDYASTSEDEFGSNRHPSKHGGPAQQFASPRLTQLGGSAPATPSPGGIAALRQQSAGREQEEYMKDWTTHSEEIARISQDLAKDLAMLAREIHDVAGEIDSVSPAASAATDPGAMLEDRVFDDGLDLGSGPSTESILSNNVRPVELRPRNSNRQGPRAIRRQTWNREDAVLDSLLLASVTQLSARIRHSVDKTAGKIRILFKDKDRKWDEIENKLQAEHDSLLLKTSSTEITTILQDLKRVERQLLVIDVMVDPDGTLDALTSLGLTSPLTDLQRVSPGAARPSTASHPPGGSNGEGPSSSTLSAPSGGPSSGASGTSTQVAERDLGLHVNNNLPSSGGEQNCVVHK from the exons ATGAGTGTCTCTTCCTGGTTCCTGGTGAGTGGCGGGGGCATGAGGCACCGCCTCCCCTGGGAGATGATCTTTGTTGGCCGAGACGACTGTGAACTCATGTTACAG TCCCGCAGTGTGGACAAACAGCATGCCGTTATCAACTATGAGCCAACCACGGACGAACATAAAGTCAAGGACCTGGGAAGCCTGAATGGG ACATTTGTGAATGATGTCAGAATACAGGAGCAGGTGTATATCACTTTGAAAATTGACGACAAGTTGAGGTTTGGATATG ATACCAACCTGTTCACTGTGGTGCGAGGAGAGCTCCATGTCCCAGAGGAAGCACTAAAG CATGAGAAGTTTAATAGTCAGCTCCTGCTGCAGATGGTAAAGCCGCCAGAAGCTGCTCCGGTACCATCCAGACCTGCAGTAGAGGTCAAGGCTGCAGCCGAGGGTGGTTCCGAGGGTGGTTCCGACGGGGCGGTGGCAGTGGGTAGTAAACCCCCTGAGACCAGCAGAGAGGGGGCCGGGGACGACAAGCTGGCAG GGGACATTGCAGTACTAAAAAGGGGCACCCCTCTGTATGGCCAGCCTTCCTGGTGGGGGGATGGGGACGCAGACGATGAGAACTCTGGGAAGCAGGATGGGACGACAACTGACAGGAAGCAGGAGAGATCTGAGTCAG ATTGTAAAGACCCCAAGGAGACAACAGCCGGGGCCCAGGAGAATGGCCTGTACACCTCAAGCCAGGAGCCCAGTTACTTCGAGATCCCCTCCTATACCAATAAACCCCCCTCCCAAGACACGGAAGGCGCCACCACCACTAACCCCGCCTCCGGCCCTGAAGCCGTCCCCCAGGGCCACGCCTCCTTCACCATCGAGTTTGACCTGCAGGCGTCCAATAAGGTGGCGGTTAAGGACCGGGTGGCAAAGGCGGTGCCGGAGGTGAGGCCACGGCCCCCAAAGAAGGGCGCGGGAGAGGAGCTGAGTGCCCTGCAAACGGCCATGGTGGCGGCGGAGGTGAAAGTAGCTGATTGGCTGGCCCAGAACGAGATCCCATTGGCCCGTACGGAGTCGGTTGACAGAGTGGTGGAGGACGACGGGGAGAGCGTGAAGAGTGATGTGCCGGTTCAGCTGAAGAGTCTTAAAG GTAGTAAACACGAGGACGGTACCCAGAGCGACTCAGAGAACGCAGCCGCGCTGGGCGAGCAACGCCGGGCAGCCCTCGAGGACCACTCCAGGGGGCTGTGGGGCGGCCGACtagaggggtcaggggtcaagaTACGAGAGGGGCGCGCCAACGTCCCAGAGGGACTCTTTGCCGAGGAAGATAGCCCAGCCCGACGACACAGGTCCTCagcttccaaaatggcacccatCGGAGGagagttaagagagagagagaggaccaagGATTCCGTTCCTTACCACCGCGACCAACACCAACCGATAGGACTTGGGGAGGGGTTTCAGAATCGCCGTGGAGACGACTATAGCGACCGGGGGACCTATACCATAGAGATAGAGAACGAAGATAACCAAGAGGAGGAGGCCAGGAGAATGATTGACAAG GTATTTGGTGTGGAGGACTACCAGACTCTGTCCAGGGTGGCGGGCTATCCTgacatccagagagagagactgaccacTCAGAGGCCAGGCTCAGGAGACAGAGGCAAGCATGGACGTATCGAACCAGAG TCTCTCCCAGAGGAGCTGGTTGTGGGCGGTCCCAGGTGGGTCTCCCAATGGGCTACTCTGGCAGCCAGCCACATCAGGACTGACCCTGAGGGCTCTGGAGCTGAGTCCCATGTCCACTACCACACCGAGGACAGAG CTGAGATCAGTGAGTCCAGTCACTCTGCCTCCATGGCCTCCACCAGCTATACAGAGCGCAAGAGGAGAACCCTGCCCCAGCTCCCCTCCACCGAGGAGGCAACCCCAGGGGGGAGGAGATCCCCTGGTCCAGCTCACCGCCCCTCCGATGTtggggagaaacaggacactgaGCTCCAGGAGAAGGAGAACCAGGAgacggggagaggagggaggaccaagcctggtggtggaggtggtgggggtAGCCAGGCTGGTAGTGTGGGTGGAAGCACCAGAGGAAGTCCGAAAAAAGGCTCTCCAGCGAAGAACCAAGATGCGGGAAGCCGGAAAGAAACTGTGTTGGCGAAACTGCCTCCTCGGCCAGGGAGTAGTGGGGGGAAGAGACTGGAGGAGGCacggaggaggaagaaggagatgGAAGAGAAGGCTAAAGAAAGGGAGAGTGCTGGGAAGCCGCTTCTTAGACAAGAGAGCTTTACGGTGGAGAGACCCAGCACCAACGTCCCCCAGGAGCTCATCCCACGAATTGACACGCAAACTGGGGCACGAATACTGACAAAGGAGGGCAGGGTGGATAGTACCACCCGGCAGAAGGACTCAGAGGCGGTGGCTGCGTTTCTGGAGACAACGGTATCAGACCTGGGTGAACCAATTAGCCAGTCCATCGAGGGGTCTTTGTCGCCTGAGTCAGATGTGGACACCACCAGCACCGTTAGCCAGGCAGCGGGCGTCGGAGGGCGGAAGGTGGTCCACCAGAAGAGACGTACCCTAACTGCCcagcagaaagagagggagaagacggTGCTGTGCTCCTCCACCAAGGGGCCTACCAGAGCCAGAGATACCCAGGATAGGAAACCCAAAGCAAGGCCGTCTGGAGGACAAGGGACCCGCCAAGCTGGTCGTGCCTGGACCTCCCTGGACCTAACAGATGACGACGTCAACTCCAACTCCCTCCTTTCCGACTCTCAACCCTCCTTACAGGAGGTTAGTTCCCACAGTTCCCACGCCAGAACCCAGGCCGGAAGCACCAGAGTGGAGGCTAGCACCAAGGCTAGCCGGGCTAAAAACACCCAGGCATCCAGCACCACCACAAACACCCTCAGTAAACCTACCACCACCTTGCCCAAGGTGCGGCCCACCCGGGCCTCGATACTCAGACGTGCCCGTTTGGGGGACTCCTCCGATACCGAACCAGCCGACATGGACCGGATGTCCGTAGCCTCCGAGGCTAGCACCACTAGCTCCAGGTCCGCGGCTCCTGGACCAGGGTTCCGGAGAGGCCTGTCCCGCATTGAGGCCCTGGCCCAGCCCAGGAAGCCCAGGATGGGATCTCCGTCTGCCCAGAGTGACTCAGAGGCCACGGGGGGCCGTAGCCGTGGGATAGGGGCTCGTAGCATTGCTACCGACTACGCCGTCCGACAGGGACTCAGAGGAGTCAGCAACATGGGAGGGATAATACCCAGGGCCAGGGCTAACAGCGCCTCCAAACTACCTGACAAGTCTAAGGGCTACATCACCCCCACag CTGGTGGCCGGTGGCGCCGGATGCCTATGGACTACGCCTCCACCTCGGAGGACGAGTTCGGCTCCAACCGCCACCCGTCCAAGCACGGCGGTCCCGCCCAGCAGTTTGCGTCGCCGCGGCTGACCCAGCTGGGTGGCTCCGCCCCTGCCACCCCCAGTCCGGGGGGTATAGCGGCTCTGAGGCAGCAGTCAGCAGgcagagaacaggaggagtacaTGAAGGACTGGACCACTCACAGTGAAGAGATCGCCAG GATCAGTCAGGACCTAGCCAAAGACCTGGCCATGCTGGCCAGGGAGATCCATGACGTGGCCGGAGAGATCGACTCAGTCAGCCCAGCCGCTAGTGCTGCCACTGACCCAGGAGCCATG TTGGAGGATCGAGTTTTTGACGATGGCTTGGATCTGGGGAGCGGCCCGTCAACAGAGAGCATTCTGAGTAATAACGTCCGCCCCGTGGAGCTCCGGCCACGCAACTCTAACAGACAGGGTCCCCGCGCCATTCGCCGCCAGACCTGGAACAGAGAGGAC GCGGTGTTGGACAGTTTACTATTAGCATCTGTGACCCAGCTCTCGGCACGGATACGCCATTCTGTGGACAAAACAGCCGGCAAAATCAG GATATTATTCAAAGATAAGGACCGGAAATGGGACGAGATTGAGAATAAACTCCAAGCCGAGCATGACTCTCTACTCCTCAAGACTTCCAGCACG GAGATCACCACCATCCTCCAGGATCTGAAGAGAGTGGAGAGACAGTTACTAG TGATTGATGTGATGGTGGATCCGGACGGCACCCTGGATGCCCTGACCAGCCTGGGACTGACCAGCCCTCTGACCGACCTGCAGAGGGTCAGTCCTGGGGCAGCGAGGCCCTCCACTGCCAGTCACCCCCCTGGAGGTAGTAATGGAGAAGGCCCTTCTAGCAGCACCCTGTCGGCCCCCAGCGGTGGACCCTCCTCGGGGGCCTCAGGCACCTCTACCCAGGTGGCAGAGAGAGATCTGGGACTCCATGTGAATAATAATCTGCCCTCTAGTGGTGGAGAACAGAACTGTGTGGTTCATAAATGA